One Persicobacter psychrovividus DNA window includes the following coding sequences:
- a CDS encoding BatD family protein, with protein sequence MERNWKLNHVLFVLALLLLPLYTFAQNEKVSLELGSSSVAKNQMFTITIKVENGRMKSHTNFPQIDGFVMQGTSSSSSTNYINGQMSSSESLIQNYAPTKEGKFRLPPFKMEVNGQTLSSSGTTITVGPARQRRRSRGFDPFGSDPFDDFFGRRNTQPQEFVDVKDDAFFALTTSKNQIYVGEGVNVNLAFYVAANNQAPMDFYQLPEQVQEMVKKIKPASCWEENFNIDRINGVPVTINGKSYTQYRMYQATYFPLNAGELKFPSLSLKMIKYKVAKQQTFFGNNKKEDYKTFKSPAKTVKVIELPEHPLKDKVSVGRFRLSEKLSRDKLDAGKSFEYSFTVNGQGNIASINKPILVKTKDIEFYPPNIRQNINRNNNRISGSKTFTYYGIPREPGTYKLSDFFYWVYFDPSKQAYDTLRPRKTITVTGQSQKFVTIESNNLGEFYNRIGKDDNELEALEPVNYWQWIGNILIVLAVTGTAVLLIRKN encoded by the coding sequence ATGGAACGAAACTGGAAATTAAACCATGTACTGTTTGTACTGGCTTTATTGCTGTTACCATTATATACGTTCGCTCAAAACGAAAAGGTTTCATTAGAGCTGGGATCTTCAAGTGTTGCTAAGAATCAGATGTTTACCATCACTATTAAAGTGGAAAATGGTCGGATGAAATCCCATACCAATTTTCCTCAAATTGATGGATTCGTGATGCAGGGAACTTCGTCGTCCTCTTCAACAAATTATATCAATGGGCAGATGTCTTCTTCTGAATCATTGATACAAAATTATGCGCCAACCAAAGAAGGTAAATTTCGCCTTCCCCCTTTCAAAATGGAGGTCAATGGGCAAACGTTATCCTCTTCAGGAACAACTATTACCGTCGGACCTGCCCGTCAGCGGCGCAGAAGCCGTGGTTTTGATCCCTTCGGCAGTGACCCTTTCGATGATTTCTTTGGGAGAAGAAATACCCAGCCACAGGAATTTGTAGATGTAAAAGATGATGCCTTCTTCGCGCTGACCACCAGCAAAAATCAAATTTATGTAGGAGAGGGTGTCAATGTTAATTTGGCTTTTTATGTGGCGGCAAATAATCAGGCACCGATGGATTTCTATCAGTTACCTGAACAAGTGCAGGAAATGGTGAAGAAAATTAAGCCTGCATCCTGCTGGGAAGAAAACTTCAATATCGATAGAATTAACGGCGTACCTGTAACCATTAACGGAAAAAGTTACACGCAATACCGCATGTATCAAGCGACTTATTTTCCGCTCAATGCTGGCGAGCTTAAATTTCCATCGCTTTCCCTGAAGATGATCAAGTACAAGGTGGCCAAGCAGCAGACCTTCTTCGGAAATAATAAAAAAGAAGACTATAAAACTTTTAAATCACCCGCTAAAACAGTGAAGGTGATTGAGTTGCCTGAACACCCGCTGAAAGACAAAGTGTCGGTGGGCCGTTTCCGCTTGTCGGAAAAACTCAGCCGTGACAAGCTTGATGCTGGTAAAAGTTTCGAATATTCTTTTACCGTTAACGGGCAGGGGAATATCGCTTCGATCAATAAACCAATTTTGGTGAAAACGAAGGATATAGAATTTTATCCGCCAAATATTCGCCAGAATATCAATAGAAACAATAACCGTATTTCAGGTTCAAAAACCTTTACCTATTATGGGATCCCTCGGGAGCCAGGTACTTATAAACTGAGCGACTTCTTCTACTGGGTGTACTTTGATCCGAGCAAGCAGGCTTACGATACCCTGCGACCTCGAAAAACGATCACCGTTACTGGGCAGAGTCAGAAATTTGTAACCATTGAATCCAATAACCTCGGCGAGTTTTATAACCGCATCGGGAAGGATGATAATGAACTTGAAGCCCTGGAGCCTGTCAATTACTGGCAGTGGATCGGAAATATCCTTATTGTATTGGCCGTAACAGGCACAGCAGTATTGCTGATCAGAAAAAATTGA
- the aroC gene encoding chorismate synthase, translating into MGNSFGRKFRITTFGESHGRGLGVTIDGCPAGVPVDEEYIQAELDRRRPGQSKITTQRKEGDKVEILSGVFEGVSTGTPIGMIIMNQDQKSKDYSHIAKSFRPSHADYTYHEKYGQRDYRGGGRSSARETAARVAAGAIAKRMLAHFDIKVQAYVSQVGPLKLEKSYQELDLSQIESNIVRCPDQQVAEQMIALIDDTRLKRDTIGGVVSAVVSGAPVGLGEPVFDRLHAELGKAMLSINAAKGFEYGSGFDGVALYGSQHNDAFVTDKDGGIHTKTNRSGGIQGGISNGEDIYFRVAFKPVATIMMDQESIDVDGNAVTVSGKGRHDPCVVSRAVPIVESMAALVIADHLLLQQSTRLDQITL; encoded by the coding sequence ATGGGAAATTCATTCGGAAGAAAATTCCGCATAACAACTTTTGGCGAGTCACATGGCCGTGGCTTGGGCGTAACAATTGACGGTTGCCCCGCAGGCGTGCCTGTTGATGAGGAATATATTCAGGCTGAACTTGATCGTCGGCGTCCTGGGCAGTCGAAAATCACCACCCAGCGTAAAGAAGGCGATAAGGTAGAGATCCTCTCGGGAGTTTTTGAAGGGGTGTCCACTGGTACACCTATTGGCATGATCATCATGAATCAGGACCAAAAGAGCAAGGATTACTCGCATATCGCCAAGTCGTTTCGCCCTTCGCATGCCGATTACACCTACCATGAGAAATACGGGCAGCGGGATTATCGTGGAGGCGGAAGAAGTTCGGCAAGAGAAACGGCCGCAAGGGTAGCTGCTGGTGCGATTGCCAAGCGAATGCTGGCACATTTTGATATCAAAGTACAGGCTTATGTTTCGCAGGTGGGGCCTTTGAAGTTGGAGAAATCTTACCAGGAGCTTGACCTGAGCCAAATAGAAAGTAATATTGTGCGGTGCCCTGATCAGCAGGTGGCTGAGCAGATGATTGCCCTGATTGATGATACCCGATTGAAGAGAGATACGATCGGTGGGGTGGTTTCTGCGGTGGTCAGTGGTGCTCCTGTAGGTTTGGGTGAGCCTGTTTTTGATCGGCTTCATGCAGAGCTTGGCAAGGCGATGTTGAGCATTAATGCTGCCAAAGGTTTTGAGTACGGTAGTGGATTTGACGGGGTCGCATTGTACGGTTCGCAACACAATGATGCCTTTGTTACCGATAAAGATGGTGGGATCCATACCAAAACCAACCGATCAGGTGGGATTCAGGGAGGGATTTCCAATGGTGAAGATATTTATTTCCGCGTTGCATTCAAGCCTGTTGCCACGATTATGATGGATCAGGAAAGTATTGATGTTGATGGAAATGCGGTTACGGTGAGCGGCAAAGGGCGACATGACCCCTGTGTGGTTTCGCGGGCGGTACCCATTGTGGAGAGTATGGCCGCTTTGGTCATTGCTGATCATTTGCTGTTGCAACAAAGCACAAGGCTGGATCAGATTACCTTATAA
- a CDS encoding dicarboxylate/amino acid:cation symporter — protein MTKKLPLHTQIVIGLVTGLVIGLIFIFSGVPSWITIELIKPIGSIFIRALKMIAVPLVLASLIGGIANLSDVSKLSRMGTKTIGIYLLTTLCAVLIGLAAVNIVQPYKMISKETSAAIVAQYSTDVQKKQHNAEKVKEQHALDPLVNMVPENVVTAFANNKNMLQVVFFAVLFGIALLKLPEEKSAPLVSFFDGLNETVLKIIDFIMLLAPFGVFSLICSLIVEVAGDDPNHVWGVLKSLGAYSLTVIGGLLIMMLVVYPTILRLFTKRRLNYKKFFKGMERALLLAFSSSSSAATLPITIECVEHEFGVSEEVSSFVLPLGATMNMDGTSLYQGVAAVFIAHAMGIELTMMQQVSIVFTAILASIGSAAVPGAGLVMLLIILETIGVPAGGLALVLGPDRIIDMCRTVVNVTGDATVSMIIADSEGEQLKI, from the coding sequence ATGACTAAAAAACTTCCGCTTCACACACAAATTGTTATAGGCTTAGTGACTGGCCTGGTAATCGGTTTGATTTTTATTTTTTCAGGAGTACCATCTTGGATTACCATTGAGCTGATCAAACCGATCGGTTCTATTTTTATTCGGGCATTGAAAATGATTGCCGTTCCGTTGGTGTTGGCTTCATTGATTGGCGGTATTGCCAACCTGAGTGATGTATCCAAACTTTCCCGCATGGGAACCAAAACGATCGGCATATATCTGCTCACAACCCTCTGTGCGGTGCTGATCGGACTGGCGGCGGTTAATATTGTTCAGCCCTACAAGATGATCTCCAAAGAAACGAGTGCCGCCATTGTGGCGCAGTATTCTACGGATGTTCAGAAAAAACAACACAATGCCGAGAAGGTCAAAGAGCAACATGCTTTGGATCCGCTGGTTAATATGGTGCCAGAGAACGTGGTTACGGCTTTTGCCAATAATAAAAACATGTTGCAGGTGGTCTTTTTCGCCGTCCTGTTTGGTATTGCCCTGCTGAAATTGCCTGAGGAAAAGAGTGCTCCCCTGGTCAGCTTCTTTGATGGACTGAATGAAACGGTGCTCAAGATTATTGACTTTATCATGCTGTTGGCACCATTTGGGGTGTTTTCACTGATTTGTTCCCTGATTGTGGAGGTTGCAGGTGATGACCCCAACCATGTTTGGGGCGTGCTGAAATCGCTGGGGGCTTACTCGCTGACCGTTATCGGAGGATTGCTGATCATGATGCTGGTGGTTTATCCAACAATTTTACGCCTGTTTACCAAGCGCCGTCTGAATTATAAAAAGTTCTTCAAGGGAATGGAACGAGCACTTTTGTTGGCCTTCAGTTCAAGTTCGTCGGCTGCAACTTTGCCGATTACGATCGAATGTGTAGAGCATGAGTTTGGGGTTTCTGAGGAAGTAAGTTCTTTTGTTTTGCCTTTGGGAGCGACCATGAATATGGATGGTACAAGTCTTTATCAGGGCGTTGCAGCGGTATTTATTGCCCATGCCATGGGGATTGAACTGACAATGATGCAGCAGGTTTCCATTGTCTTTACAGCGATTTTGGCTTCGATAGGTTCAGCAGCTGTTCCAGGAGCAGGTTTGGTGATGCTTCTGATTATTTTGGAAACCATAGGCGTTCCTGCAGGTGGTTTGGCATTGGTTTTGGGCCCTGACCGAATTATTGATATGTGCCGTACAGTGGTGAATGTAACGGGCGATGCGACGGTTTCGATGATCATTGCTGACTCTGAAGGTGAGCAACTTAAGATTTAG
- a CDS encoding NifU family protein, which translates to MENNQGYDRDKMYEKVVTIYLEANPNPNSLKFVTNLMLVNGMEQYDFSDMENAAPCPLAQELFGYPFVERVFISGNFLTISKAENVAWEDIQDDLKAHITEYLQSGKELFNAEAQEQQASSAENETEIEGKIKMILDEYIRPAVESDGGAISFHSFENGVVKVLLQGACSGCPSSTITLKQGIENLLKHQIPEVQTVEAVGV; encoded by the coding sequence ATGGAAAATAACCAAGGATACGATCGCGATAAGATGTATGAGAAGGTGGTCACCATTTATTTGGAAGCTAACCCTAATCCTAATTCTTTGAAATTTGTGACCAATTTGATGTTGGTCAATGGCATGGAACAGTACGATTTTTCTGATATGGAAAATGCCGCTCCTTGTCCTTTAGCTCAGGAATTGTTTGGTTATCCATTCGTTGAGCGTGTATTTATAAGTGGTAATTTCCTGACCATCTCCAAGGCAGAGAATGTTGCCTGGGAAGATATTCAGGATGATTTGAAGGCCCATATCACTGAATACCTTCAGTCGGGAAAAGAGTTATTCAATGCCGAAGCGCAGGAGCAGCAAGCAAGCTCAGCAGAGAATGAAACGGAGATTGAAGGAAAGATCAAGATGATTCTGGATGAGTATATCCGTCCTGCTGTTGAGTCTGATGGTGGTGCAATTTCTTTCCACTCTTTTGAAAATGGCGTTGTGAAAGTATTGTTGCAGGGCGCCTGCAGTGGTTGCCCATCTTCAACAATTACATTGAAACAGGGGATTGAAAACTTACTGAAACACCAAATTCCAGAAGTTCAGACTGTTGAAGCTGTTGGTGTTTAA
- a CDS encoding S9 family peptidase translates to MEAPRPKKINKILTAHGHQRVDEYYWMRDRENQEVVDYLNKENEYTQASLSATEGLQKTLYDEIVGRIKQDDKSVPVLYDGYYYYTRYEEGKEYAINCRKKGSLEAEEEVLLDQNQMAKGHDYYSLGDWEVSTNNQLIAFSEDTVGRRNYDIRIKDLQTGEVFEDLIPATAGSITWANDNKTIFYTLKDDALRAYRTYRHVLGTPQEEDVLVFEEEDGLYDTFIYKTKSKKYLIIGSTSTTSSEFQILEAENPTGEFRMFQARTPLLEYGIDHFEDHFYIRTNMAAHNFRLMKCTETATTFHDWVEVIPHREDVLLEDIEIFRDYLVVTERKDGLIHLNVKRWDETEDYYIPFDEPAYVAYTGANMDFDTNILRFGYASMTRPNSVFDFNMADRSKELKKEQEIVGGYSADDYVCERVNFPSHDGVMVPMSIVYKKGLKKEGGNPTLLYGYGSYGYSIDPHFSSVRLSLLDRGFVYAIAHIRGSETLGRSWYEHGKFLKKKNTFLDFIAAAEWLTAENYTNKDKLAMMGGSAGGLLMGAVMNMRPDLFKAVIAAVPFVDVVTTMLDESIPLTIGEYEEWGNPNDKTYYDYMLSYSPYDNVVAQDYPSVLVTSGFHDSQVQYWEPTKWVAKLRELKTDNNRVLLHTNMDAGHGGQSGRFRKFKETALEYAFLIEELGVNY, encoded by the coding sequence ATGGAAGCACCTCGCCCCAAAAAAATAAATAAAATATTGACTGCCCACGGACACCAACGTGTGGACGAATACTATTGGATGCGCGACCGCGAAAACCAAGAGGTTGTCGATTATTTGAACAAAGAAAATGAATATACGCAGGCTTCGCTTTCGGCTACTGAAGGGTTGCAAAAGACACTTTATGACGAAATCGTTGGTCGCATCAAGCAGGACGATAAATCTGTTCCTGTGCTCTATGATGGCTATTATTACTATACCCGATATGAAGAGGGCAAGGAATATGCGATCAATTGCCGAAAAAAGGGCAGTTTGGAAGCGGAGGAAGAAGTGCTTTTGGATCAAAATCAAATGGCCAAAGGGCATGATTATTATTCCCTTGGCGATTGGGAGGTCAGTACCAATAATCAACTGATTGCCTTTAGTGAAGATACGGTCGGCCGCCGCAATTATGACATCCGCATCAAGGATTTGCAGACGGGTGAGGTATTTGAGGATTTGATTCCTGCCACGGCGGGAAGCATCACTTGGGCCAATGACAACAAAACGATCTTTTATACTTTGAAAGATGATGCCCTGCGAGCTTACCGTACCTATCGACACGTTCTGGGTACGCCTCAGGAAGAGGATGTTTTGGTATTTGAAGAAGAGGATGGCTTATATGACACCTTTATCTATAAAACCAAATCCAAAAAATACCTGATCATTGGCTCAACGAGTACAACCTCTTCCGAATTTCAGATTTTGGAAGCGGAAAACCCGACCGGCGAGTTCAGAATGTTTCAGGCACGTACGCCTCTGTTGGAATATGGCATTGATCACTTCGAAGATCATTTCTATATCCGCACCAATATGGCGGCGCACAATTTCCGCCTGATGAAATGTACCGAAACGGCCACCACTTTTCATGATTGGGTGGAAGTGATTCCTCACCGCGAAGATGTGCTGTTAGAAGACATCGAAATTTTCCGCGACTATTTGGTGGTTACCGAAAGAAAAGACGGATTGATCCACCTGAATGTGAAGCGTTGGGACGAAACGGAAGACTATTACATTCCATTCGATGAACCTGCCTATGTGGCTTATACAGGTGCCAATATGGATTTTGACACCAACATCCTGCGTTTTGGTTACGCTTCGATGACCCGTCCAAACTCGGTATTTGATTTCAATATGGCGGATCGCTCCAAAGAATTGAAAAAAGAGCAAGAGATTGTCGGCGGGTATTCTGCGGATGATTATGTATGTGAGCGCGTGAACTTCCCTTCGCATGATGGCGTGATGGTTCCGATGTCGATTGTCTATAAAAAAGGACTGAAAAAAGAGGGAGGCAACCCGACCTTGCTTTACGGTTACGGTTCGTATGGTTACAGCATTGATCCGCATTTCAGCTCGGTGAGATTATCGCTGTTGGATCGTGGATTTGTTTATGCCATTGCGCACATCCGTGGTTCTGAAACCTTGGGACGTTCATGGTATGAGCATGGTAAGTTTTTGAAAAAGAAAAATACCTTCTTGGACTTTATCGCAGCAGCGGAATGGCTAACAGCTGAAAATTATACCAATAAAGATAAATTGGCAATGATGGGTGGTTCTGCCGGAGGCCTGTTGATGGGTGCGGTGATGAATATGCGCCCTGATTTGTTCAAGGCGGTGATTGCTGCGGTTCCATTTGTGGATGTGGTTACAACCATGCTGGATGAATCCATTCCATTGACCATTGGCGAATATGAAGAATGGGGAAATCCGAACGACAAAACCTATTATGATTATATGCTGAGCTATTCGCCTTATGACAATGTGGTGGCACAGGATTATCCATCGGTTTTGGTAACGAGTGGCTTCCACGACAGTCAGGTGCAATATTGGGAACCGACCAAATGGGTGGCCAAATTACGTGAGCTGAAGACTGACAATAATCGTGTGTTGTTGCATACCAATATGGATGCTGGCCACGGTGGGCAGTCGGGGCGTTTCCGCAAGTTCAAAGAAACCGCTTTGGAATACGCCTTTTTGATTGAAGAATTGGGTGTAAATTATTAA
- the pyk gene encoding pyruvate kinase: MKNTKIVATISDRKCDIPFLTEMYNQGMNVVRINTAHQTFEDSLRVVENVRAVSDKIGILVDTKGPEIRTTKIEEEFRVKPGDEVFMAGDPEGKSTRELVYVNYAGFVEDVPAGSRILIDDGDVEFIVKEKQGDKLLCIAQNSGPVKSRKSVNIPSVHVKLPSITAKDKGYIEWVADNNIDFVAHSFVRNAADVIAVQDILDAKGSDAKIIAKIENQAGVDNIDEILDHVHSIMVARGDLAVEIPQERIPITQKMIIDKCIARRKPVITATQMLHTMIENPRPTRAEISDVANAIYDGTDAVMLSGESAYGDYPIEAVKTMTSIAMATENYEGFKKNTEFVVLNNDISAFVAKSAYYASEHLNPTAIITDTASGRSPRAIAAYRPKTPIFAVAYDERVMRELSLTYGVRATYLSKGDDKNAFIKESVKTLKDNGAVEATDRLVIVGGNFGEAAGASTLDIATLENIEKNY, encoded by the coding sequence ATGAAAAATACTAAAATTGTTGCTACGATCTCTGACCGTAAGTGTGACATTCCGTTCTTGACAGAAATGTATAATCAAGGTATGAACGTTGTTCGTATCAATACAGCTCACCAAACTTTCGAAGATTCTTTGCGCGTTGTTGAAAACGTTCGTGCAGTATCTGACAAAATCGGTATCTTGGTAGATACTAAAGGTCCAGAAATCAGAACAACAAAGATCGAGGAAGAGTTCCGCGTGAAGCCAGGTGACGAAGTATTCATGGCTGGTGATCCTGAAGGTAAGTCAACTCGTGAGTTGGTTTATGTAAACTACGCTGGTTTCGTAGAAGATGTACCTGCAGGTTCTCGTATCTTGATTGATGATGGTGATGTTGAGTTCATCGTAAAAGAAAAACAAGGCGACAAGTTGTTGTGTATCGCACAAAACTCTGGTCCTGTTAAGTCAAGAAAATCAGTGAACATCCCTTCTGTTCACGTTAAATTGCCTTCTATCACTGCTAAGGATAAAGGTTATATCGAGTGGGTTGCTGATAACAACATTGATTTCGTAGCACACTCTTTCGTACGTAACGCTGCTGACGTTATCGCTGTACAAGACATCTTGGATGCTAAAGGTTCTGATGCGAAAATTATCGCTAAGATTGAGAACCAAGCGGGTGTTGATAACATCGACGAGATCTTGGATCACGTACACTCTATCATGGTAGCTCGTGGTGACTTGGCTGTTGAGATTCCACAGGAGCGTATTCCGATCACTCAAAAAATGATCATCGACAAGTGTATCGCTCGTCGTAAGCCTGTTATTACTGCTACTCAAATGTTGCACACAATGATCGAGAACCCACGTCCAACACGTGCGGAGATCTCTGACGTTGCGAATGCGATCTATGATGGTACTGATGCAGTAATGCTTTCTGGTGAGTCAGCTTACGGTGACTACCCAATCGAGGCCGTAAAAACAATGACTTCTATTGCTATGGCAACAGAAAACTACGAAGGTTTCAAGAAAAACACTGAGTTCGTTGTATTGAACAACGATATCTCTGCATTCGTAGCAAAATCTGCTTACTATGCTTCAGAGCACTTGAACCCAACTGCAATCATCACAGACACAGCTTCTGGCCGTTCTCCACGTGCTATTGCAGCTTACCGTCCAAAAACACCAATTTTCGCTGTAGCTTATGATGAGCGTGTAATGCGTGAATTGTCTTTGACTTACGGTGTGCGTGCAACTTACTTGTCTAAAGGTGACGATAAGAACGCATTCATCAAAGAATCAGTGAAGACGTTGAAAGACAATGGTGCTGTTGAAGCAACTGATCGTTTGGTTATCGTTGGTGGTAACTTCGGTGAGGCTGCTGGTGCATCTACTTTGGACATCGCAACTTTGGAAAACATCGAGAAAAACTACTAA
- a CDS encoding SDR family oxidoreductase: MKILITGANGLLGQKLVQLLSQQTDVEVIATGLGKSRLPASAGKFTFIPMDICNAAEVNEVIGAQKPEVVINTAAMTNVDQSETEQESCWKLNVSAVNHLIDACGKQDSFLLHLSTDFIFDGQDGPYDEEAKPNPISYYGESKLAAEECLQKSNIRWAIARTVLVYGIAHDMSRSNIILWVKNSIEQGKELKIVDDQWRTPTLAEDLAMGCWLIAKKQAEGIFNISGKDLLTPYDMAMMTCDYFELDKSAIEKVDGSIFQQTAKRPPKTGFNIDKARKVLGYEPHSFEEGIKILHEQITQKV, from the coding sequence ATGAAGATACTTATTACTGGAGCCAATGGCCTATTGGGGCAAAAATTGGTACAGCTACTTAGCCAGCAAACAGATGTAGAGGTGATTGCCACGGGATTGGGCAAATCAAGGCTCCCAGCGTCAGCAGGGAAATTTACTTTTATTCCGATGGATATTTGCAATGCAGCGGAGGTCAATGAAGTGATAGGTGCTCAAAAGCCTGAGGTGGTCATTAACACTGCCGCCATGACCAATGTCGATCAGTCAGAAACAGAACAAGAAAGCTGTTGGAAGTTGAATGTATCTGCGGTAAACCACCTGATTGATGCCTGCGGAAAGCAGGATTCTTTTCTGTTACACCTTTCTACGGACTTTATTTTTGACGGACAGGATGGTCCTTATGATGAAGAAGCAAAGCCCAACCCGATCAGTTATTATGGAGAAAGTAAGCTTGCTGCGGAGGAATGCCTGCAAAAAAGCAATATCCGATGGGCCATTGCAAGAACGGTACTGGTTTATGGTATCGCTCATGACATGAGCCGATCAAACATTATCCTGTGGGTAAAAAACAGCATCGAGCAGGGTAAGGAGCTTAAAATTGTCGATGACCAATGGCGTACACCTACCCTTGCCGAAGACCTTGCGATGGGCTGCTGGCTGATTGCCAAAAAACAGGCAGAAGGTATTTTCAATATTTCAGGAAAAGATCTTCTTACGCCATATGATATGGCCATGATGACCTGCGACTATTTTGAGCTTGATAAATCAGCCATAGAAAAAGTGGACGGCAGCATCTTTCAGCAAACAGCCAAACGACCACCCAAGACAGGTTTCAATATCGACAAAGCCAGAAAAGTACTCGGTTACGAACCCCACAGTTTCGAGGAAGGAATCAAAATTCTACATGAACAGATTACCCAGAAGGTGTAG